The nucleotide window ATTCTGTTCAATGTTCCAccaaagtaaaaaatataaaaatccaaTCTCACTTTCCCTTTCATCATTATATATATCCATATATATGCATGCCCCACCCGATGTGTCATTATTAATTTGTCATATCTGGTGAACTTGCTTAATATTTTGCTGCTAATGCTTGTGTGTTGTGCATTTCGTTCTCTAAGCCTTTCTATACTATATGtgctatttctttcttttcgtCTTTAGTCAACGAAAAAAAATGGATATATATAATCTGACAAGATTTGATGTATGTTGTGTTGGGTTTGCAGTTGGCAAAGGCTAAAGAAGAGGCTTCATGGGACAAGTGGTCTTGCACAATTATTACATTGCCATGCATGGTTcgttttttcacttttttctttgtatCATTAAGCTATCAGAATCTGACAAGCACAAAGCAATGTCAATATGCATTGTTGGTAGCAGCAATAAAGTCCCTCTTCTCCTCTCCAAGTGCCTTTCTCCAGCAGctttaaaaaagaagaatttgGTTCAAGCGATTTTATAGTTTTGCAAGCATTCTTAAGTATTCCAACAATATTAGTGTTTttgtgatttaattattaaatataaatattatttacataataaaactatttattaaaattatttattatgtatttatatatattaatttatttttagtttatattttatattttaatatatattttattctgataattgattttaataaccaattttaatgtatacctaacatattaattattgaaatatatatgattaaaattaataattaaaactaccaaaatactaatatttgtcgaatacttaaaaatttaaaagaaggaTTCGATTTAAAgaaaatctatatttttatatctaatGCGTTCTCTTTAGTCTTTAGAGATTATTAAATGTTAAACTTTTATATCGTAtactatcttttttattaaattatattattaatttaatttttgatgtACCAACATGATTATTTAATCATATTCATATCCGTATTTAGATACTATTATATCTAATAACTATTAAGTAATTTctctatatcaaaaaagtatGAGAATAAATGATTAAATTTAACTTTGAGTAAATAGTCAAATTCGTTCCTAAAAAATCACTTGTTTTATaaaattagtctctaaaaaatttttttaatcaaattcgttCTTCAAATATTTAGATTAATCATGTTGGTTATTCCGTCACTTCCTTTATTAATGGCTTCAAAGTTTGTTGATATTACACATTAAGTAATAATACAGCATATACCTAGGAGTTGCAATTGGCTACGaacattataaaattaaatcaaataaaaacttaattgaAGGGACCTCGAGGCATTAGAATCACTCAATATAGAGTTAattgatctaatttcataaacttatCATATTAGTCGCCAATTATAGTTATTAGGTGTATGTTGTGGTGTCAGCTAATGTATCATATCAATAAACTCTAATGTCATTAGTAACGTAAGTAATAGAAGGACTAACATAACTaacttaaaatctttaaaaaataaaattgattaaaaaaatttaaaaatcaatttaaaaaatgaataatttatcAGAAACTAATTTAACTTTTCATTCATTTAATTTTGCTACCATACATAATGAAAGAAAGTTTTTAAATATACCGAAACATCACTAttctactaattttaattattgattttagttaatatatattacatattttttataattaagattaacgattaaaattattataatattaattaatatacgcttaaaattttttctatagtgaaattccatgcATATCAGCACATATATGTCGCACATTTGAGCATAGAGATTCCAATTGGCCCACTCAAGAGGGCTTGAATCATTGAGCATGTGATGAACTTTGAGAATAAACTGATTATTAGATTAGATCACACAATGCTAGAAGAATTTTGGGTGTGTTATTTATGTCATTGTGTGTGAATTTTGTATTAGTAGGTTTGTGGATGTAGGGATATACATAGATCGAGACATTGACATTTGACAATAACCAATTAGCTTTTTGTAGGGTCAATATTGTCATTGGCATGTGGGCTTTTGCTTACAGCACCATGGATTATTAGGGTCCTCTCTTCATGGCTCCACCTTGATCCATGTCACTTTCATTGTattcacaatttaaaaatatgtataCTATGTTGGTGACTTTTATGGTGGTTTTTCTCTTATGGTAATTATGGTGATTAAGgtgattaaattaaattaaccaATGCAATGTTGGCATGTGACATGTTTAGCACAAATAGAAGGCAGACTTTGACATAGTTGACCATGATAAATtggctaataaaaaaaatgaaaaaagataaaatttttggataTTAATTAAGAGTAATAAACAACTAACTAAATCatcccaaaaaaaataaaaaattagaaaatacaaaaaatagaaagattGGTTCAGAATGTTCCACAACATTTAAAAATCATCAAAGGTAGGCTAAAATCCTTCCATATTTATCCATCTGAAAGTTAcggtttctttaatttgtttctaGTCTCTAATAAGCCAATGGAACTTGCAATCTGGCTATTGAATTTGTTTTGAGCATCTGCTGCATCTACAAATGTACCATTTTTTACAAATACCctcattgcttttttttttatttgtcatgGCCTTCATGAAAACATGTCCAACTGAAAATCTAGACCTGATGAGAACACGCCCCTTCTTCCTCATCAATCTGCCGAAGACGCTGATGAGCTGTCGCTGTTCTTTCGGACACTTCTAACTGCCACTTCTTCCAGTGGCTCCAAGTCCCAAGATACAGTGCTTCGAGTTTCAATAAAAGAGCATACGTATTCATTTTCTATTGGTACGGTGCTCCACCATAGTGATGCTTCTTATCCAGTGGAACATCAagacttttatttaaaaaaaaacaaaaattatttttcggATGCAAAATTACATAAATACCTTCCCAGCAAATCTACTGAAGTTAATGTGTTTATCTTTAATTGCATAATCCTCAGCGACATTGTTTCGCTCATTCCTAAAGAATCCTTGGGGCCAGATATTATGATGCTATTGGTGGATCAAAGCATGACCACCGTTAGTCATTGGTATCCAGACACCAGAGAACTCGCCTACATACAATATACTTTAACAATTCAGCTTACTTTATACATGGCTGAAGGAAGTAtagaatataaattataatatatattcaatgtcttataaaaattaaattaaaagagtatataatatataaatggttatttttataaagatatttttatgtaaaaatattacaaatggttagataatttaataaaatatattcaatcaaatatattaaattatttaatattttattatactaACTTTATAACATGTTCATGAAGTCATATTAGACGCACCTATATATTTATGTTCAGGGTTAAGTTACCTTTTAATTTGAAGTTGAGTTTACTTAAGACGCCACATTTTTGTGCAGAGTCTAAGCGAAAAGAAACTTAATCATGTATATTAGCATATTCATTATTAACACATTatactaatatatttttgaCGTACCTAACATGTTCTATATTAATAGAATTGGCAATAAGTAGGATAGGATAGAGTTtgaattttatcttaattttatttgtgcgttgaaaattttattaaaattttatcttattttttttagattgaaAATCTTTTAACCCTAATCCTACTCAcatcctaaaattttaaatcctatCCTATTATATCATACCCgcgaaaatattaatttttttcaaagtaattataaaattcaatcagtctaaatttcatacatattaataaaataaaaaataaaaaattaatgttctaaattattaaattaattaactaatttagtaGTTACTAACTTATATACctaacttttataaaaatatgtgttatatatAGAATGCAAATAAGATAGAATACACCATAAACCTATATCTTATTCTATCCGCAGACATATCTGAACCGATCTCTATCTTACTCTTAGTGGGTCGGGTAACCCACCCTACCTAAATGAATTAAGCCAAATTGAATACTGACAGATAGAATATGTATTGCCAGCCTTACCTATTATTACAAcagctaataataataataataataataataataataataataataatttgtaatcTAAATCAATTTTGCCATCGTATACAGTACTTGTTTGGAGTTTTTTTAATCCCATTTTAAGCATCTTTCACCAATTCAACCACTCAATGATGATGTAAGTCCATTTGCCTCCATTTTGAATTGTGAAGAGTCGATTCAATTGGTAAATGGTAGTAAATTAGCCATAATTCAATGATTTAATTTGTGCATGATTTCCAGCTAGTgactaaaaaaacaaatatatagttttaaattgacagaaaaatctaaaagtatatttaaaaaattaagtggTAGTTAAATTTATCATTTCTTTAATACCcatatttaacatatataatatatttggaaaactaaaaaattcagttaaaaaaatataactgcaattcttgaaattaaattagatgAATCGAATTTGttgtacataaaaaaataaatataatattacgAATTATTAATACATTTGAAAGAAGGAAACGTGCATTCATGTCATATCGTTTTAaagtttattaattatttcttaATGGAATAATCTCTTTAATTTTCAGATCTCTGCTGCCGTTTTCAAACTCTTCCtattttatatattactttATTGTAAAGTAGGTTACTCATGTTtgattaataactaataagttTATAAAAGTGTTTATTCAACgtcattctattttttaatgCCACATTTAAATATATGACAGTATAAATTAAAGCTGGACCATCATGTTGCAACGTATTAATCTAATTAAAACTTCTGGAAATTGTTTAGTTTGTATCACTGATTTGAATGCAAAAGCCTGATGATGCTAACTATAAAGCTacaagatattattattattattattattattattattattattattaattaattaattaattaattaattaattaattaattaattaattaattaaaatgtgaCTATATTATATGATTCTAATagaagtatatatataatatatgaagAACATAACAAAATCAGTTAGAAGGTGGCCAAACGTGAAGTCCATGCACAATTCACAACTAATCATAAATCATGGAACATGGATCACCAAATTCAGCAGCAATTGAAGTTATCACATAGAAAACCAGAAACCACACATACACAAAAAATTGAGACCATATGTTATAACTTTAATTCAAACTATTAAAAATTAGGTAAACAGATAAATTAATCtttgaaagataaaatattttttaaatttgtttttgaaatttttttaatcaaattaattcatcAAAAGATTAAAAGTTAATCATATTTGTCATTTAATcattctattaataatttttttaataattaatattgtgAAATGTTAATTGGCAACACATATCAGACTTAATGTGTCTAATTGAACATTAACTTAACATGTCTAATTGGATATTAATCAAATATgtttataaaattctattattttacttatttttctcaattataTAAACTTTATTCTCAAAATGATATAgtgactaaattaataaattttcataaatatatttagtCAGCGTCCAATCGAACATATTATGTGTTATGTATTCTATTAATTAACATTTTACATCATCAATAGTCTACAAAAATTGTTAATAGAATAACTAAaagacaaatataattaatttataatttttgaaaagctaatttaattgataaaatccGTTAAAGAACGAATTTAGAGAAAATCTCAATTTTTATGTCGCCCATTAAGTATTTATGTAGATAAGGGAAAATGGTTAGTTCAGAGTTATTAATGTTAGATAGCTCTATGGTTGAGGCCAATTTATAGCGTTAGGCTCTGCACAAAATCTGATTCACTTTCAACATGATGTCACATGTATGAACCTTTGCAGAATTGGAACACCATTGTGTTTCAGACTTTCAGTTTCATCCTAAATTTGCAATTAttcttaagaaaaaaaaaatcttaatatcTTTATCTGTGTTCTCTTCACTTCTCTATATGTCTCTATCTCCATTGTTTACTACTCACATAGTCACATGTCACAAAAGAAAAGAACTCTCCTCTCTTTTCTCTCCTTGCATTGAGGATTGGGCTACTTGGGTTGTTAAAAGTTCCAAACTTTGTCTCATTTCTTTTCATGGTGGTCCATTCCGTTGTgcttggttttggttttgacAACCCCTTttcatcattttctttttcctttcattCTGTGCCATGGCGTTAATACTACCCAAATGATGATGCTGGAAGTGCAAGTGTAGCAAAGTAAGCAAATGCATTTACGTTAAAGCTTTGAGCTTTTGCAAGTTTAAAGTTGAATGAACCATAAGAAAAAAAGAGGGTGTTTGACAAGACAACCCCTTGAGCTCATTGAAGGTCTTAGTTTTCATGCATATGTTCACAATGCTTGGTTTTTGGggatatttttttcttgttattctatttttcttttttaatcaaataaagtTTTGTTATTCCCAATGAAGAACTGTTACGAGCTTGACTCTACaggattttcattttgtttactACAATAATATTAAACAGAAAAGTGTATGATATGTTGATATCTTTgttttatattcttattttttagcTTAATGTTCAATGTCCAATAGAGTAGAATGATAGAAAAACAATATATGATAATAGAGATAAAGAAAGGTTTGGATCTCATCCCTAGTGTCTtttttctctgctttgtttGATAGTTGCCAAATTATGTTTCTGTatcttctaaaccaacaagatgTCAGTTACCAGTTCTTTCTTGTGGCTTGTCTCTCACATTGTTTtggatttcttctttttcttcattcatcCAAATCACTGTTTTTCTACTTTTTAATTGAAATGACATTTGGGACTGTGCAGAGTGAAAAAACTAGTACTGAACTTTGAGTGGCTCAGAGAGCTAAAATAACCTTTATCTTAAGTCATATCAGTGGCAATTGAAACTCATGGTTACTGTTTCTTTTGGTGTAGAGGGGTTCCTCTAAGGTCATGTCAACAGTAAATCCAGCTAGTTGGATCCATGTTTTGACTTGGAGGTTGATTTGAAGGCTCAAAGGCAAAGCCAATGCAAAACTGAAAAGGCATGTTCTTTGGTTCAGTGAGCAGTGCTTTTCAATCTTCATGGATTTCTTTTTTCTCACACTTGAAATCTACATTGCACTGTGAGCTGGGGAATGCAGCATGTTGCTTTCTGAGCCAAAAGGGTCACATGGATTCTTCACGGATTTGATACTATTCTGGGAACCTAGCTACATGCGGAAACCTTGTTCTTGAGTGAAGAAAAAGCAAGTTCATGAGGAAGTTAAAAAGAGGGTTGTTTGCATTTGATTAAAAGGGTCTTATTACTGGTTTCTCTGCTATTGCTTGATGATTGAAAAGGTGGGGTGGGGCCAAAGGAGTAACTTTGATCATGTTCTTCTGATATgcttctccaacttcttgtttAGGATATACAAATACATGTCTTTGATGGTGGTTATTCACTGAAACCTGTTATAGCTTTTGTGGGAttgttggtggtggtgatgaGTCGAGAACAGCATAAGCGAGGGAAGGAAGAAAAAGGTTCAGATGGTGCTGAGAAGGTTATTGTTGCTGTTAAGGCATCAAAGGAAATTCCAAAGACAGCACTTGTTTGGTCTCTGACTCATGTTGTTCAACCTGGGGATTGCATTACACTAATAGTGGTTGTGCCTTCTTCACAAAGTTTTGGTAAACCTTCTATTTGCTTCCATATGCTCATTGTTTCtgtgctttctttcctttttgtcAGATAATACTTCTCTTTTACAAAGTACTGAATAGTTTAGATGCTGTCCTATGTGGCACTCACAGGTTCTAGCATtcaagttgttattgttgtcaATTGAGAATTTTGAAACATAACTATTTTGTTTGGTATCTTTTACCTGAATTTTTGTGCAAATATGCAGGAAGAAGATTATGGGGTTTTCCAAGGTTTGCTGGTGACTGTGCCAACACCCAGAAGAAATCTCATTCACCAACTAGTTCAGAGCAGAAGAGTGAGATTACTGATTCTTTCTCTCAGATGATTCTTCAGCTCCATGACATCTATGATCCAAATAAGGTTAGAATCCTTTGATGTATGTATTGTTAGGTTCATCTTTCTTGCTGTTTCAGTATCATTATGTTAAAACTTTTTTCCTTGTTCAACAGATAAATGTCAAGATTAAAATTGTTTCTGGATCACCTTGTGGAGCAGTGGCTGCAGAAGCTAGAAAGGCCCAAGCCAATTGGGTTGTATTAGACAAGTAATTAGTGATAACAAAATTGATGAATTCTCAATTCCTGGTttaatttacaattttattGATCTGAGATGATAGTTTTTTGCTTTTGGTATTTATTTTGGTTGTGCTTTCTTTGCAGGCAgctaaaacaagaagaaaagcaGTGTATGGAAGAGCTGCATTGCAACATTGTTGTTATGAAACAATCCCAAGCGAAAGTGCTCCGGTTGAATTTGATTGGATCACAAAAGAAGGATCTTGAAGAAGCAGCTCCATTACATTCCAAGCAAGATGGGAAGCTTGGAAGACAAGCCAAGAATAAGAATGATTCTTTGAGTTCCATAAAAGGAGCAGTTGTCACCCCAACTAGTAGTCCAGATGTAGGGACGCCTTCTACCGCGACTGAAGCCGGTACTTCATCTGTTTCAAGCTCTGATCCTGGAACTTCACCATTCTTTGTTTCTGAGATGAATAATGGTGAGTCAAAGAAAGAGGAAACTattaaacaaaatgaagaagttGATGCTAGTTCAGACTCAGATAGCGAAAAGTTGTCCCTATCCTCAGCAACCTTGAGATTCCAACCATGGATCAAAGATTTACTTTTATGCAAACAATCATCTCAATGCAGAGAAGAAGGATGCCATAGCAAGAATCAAACATCCACAGCTAGAGCTTTGATGGAAAAGTTCTCAAGGCTAGAAAGAGAAGCTGAAATGGAGATCTCAAGCCATATGAGTGAGTTGGATTTGAGTGGAAATGTAAGAGAAGCAATAACATTATCAAGAAATGCTCCACCTGGTCCACCTCCATTGTGTTCAATATGTCAACACAAGGCTCCTGTTTTTGGGAAACCTCCAAGGTGGTTCAGCTATGCCGAGTTGGAACTCGCTACGAGTGGATTCTCTCAAGCTAATTTCTTGGCAGAAGGGGGATTTGGCTCTGTTCACAGAGGGGCCTTACCTGATGGACAAGTCATTGCTGTGAAGCAGCATAAACTGGCTAGTTCTCAGGGTGATGTTGAATTTTGCTCAGAGGTTGAAGTCCTCAGCTGTGCTCAGCATCGAAACGTTGTAATGCTCATTGGATTCTGTATTGAGAATAAGAGAAGGTTGCTGGTTTATGAGTACATATGTAATGGATCTCTGGACACTCACTTATATGGTAATTTTACTTGCTTCTGCTTCTAACTTTTGAGTTGGATTGAACTTATTGAAGTAATTCTAGATGCTAAGTTCATATAATTGTAAACTGACATTTTTTCAGGGAAAAAACAGGAACCATTAGAATGGTCAGCACGTCAAAGAATTGCCGTGGGAGCTGCTAGAGGCTTGAGATATCTTCATGAGGAGTGCAGAGTAGGCTGCATTATCCACCGTGACATGCGGCCGAATAACATTCTTATCACCCATGATTTTGAGCCACTGGTAGGTGAAAAGGAAGAACTTTAGTACATCATCCTATGCAGTTTCTTTTTTCATGAGAACATTGTGTTGAATTGTGCAATGCAAGGTTGGTGATTTTGGGCTAGCAAGGTGGCAGCAACATAGAGACACTGGTGTTGAAACTAGAGTGATTGGAACATTTGGGTAATAGTTTTTCATCATCTAACTTGTCATTGTAATATAACAAACATGCAACTAACTATGCTCTAATTTGTTGATATTCTGTTCTGTTTTTAGGTATTTGGCTCCTGAATATGCTCAAAGCGGCCAAATAACAGAAAAGGCTGATGTTTACTCCTTTGGGGTGGTATTGGTGGAGCTTGTTACCGGACGAAAAGCTGTCGATCTTAGCAGGCCGAAGGGGCAGCAATGTCTTACTGAATGGGTGAGTTAAGGGAGGACTATTAATATATTGGTGAAAATTCACGTGCAGTTGTCCTTATGCAAAGATAATTGTTAAGAGCTTAGTTTAGTTAAAtatgtcaaatcatctaacgttTCTTACCTATTATGTTTAGTTGAGAGACAACTGCATGTGAATAGTCActttatattatgtatataatcTTTGCATCATTTCAAGAGTATTAGTGTTAATATGAAATTTGTATTATGAAGGCACGGCCATTGCTAGCAGAATATGCAATTGAGGAACTAATTGATCCAAGGTTGGGAAATAACTATGCAGAAAATGAGGTCAATTGCATGCTTCATGCAGCTTCATTATGCATGAGGAGAGATCCTTATTCCAGACCACGCATGTCACAGGTGAACAAAACTATCATGTTTCTAAGCAAGTTTTACTTTCATTTAATCAGCTACATGCTGTAATCCTAACTcttgtttgtgttttttgtttgtaTTAGGTGCTCAGAATACTGGAGGGTGACATGATCATGGACACAAATTACATTACAGCTACCAATCCCACCACCACATAAAgatgatatattttcttattttatgaatGTCATGTAATTTTGTACTTGTATTCTGATCTGTACAGTATAGTAGAAACTAGGATAGTGTCCAATAAGTAGAAGCAGCCTTTTGTGCTTTTTCAGGTACAGTTACAATGTCTTCCAATTTTACAGTGAGAATGTGAAATGTCTTTAGATGTGTGGTGTATGTTACATCAATTGCCTAATGGTTTAATTGTTTAAAGAGTAAATTAGCCGTTTTCAGTTTGATCTCTCAAAANNNNNNNNNNNNNNNNNNNNNNNNNNNNNAGAAAAACTTGTCATGTTAACCTTTAAAAAAGATACACAtaatattagtttaatttctaaaaagttTATGATACTTATTTGTTCCTAAAAGATACATATGATTATttctattgaaaaaaaatacatataattaaAGGGGTAAAAAACCTAATTGAGTCAAGGGGAGTTCATTTTTACGGAAATCAGccaaatcaaaatttgataCCCCAATCCACCAGAAgtcatttttatataattcgaattaggTTTCCATGTAATTCGAGTTGaatcaattcgaattacttCCAAGATATTCTcctatgtaattcgaatcaataagATTCGAATTATCAAACAAAATTCCTTAGTAATTCGAAACGAGTAGGTTCGAATTATAATTGTGTAGTTCGAAATAagttaattcgaattacattgAGAACGACACATGAGTGGGGttcgaatcatattgattcgaattactagggCTTTGTGAACATGAGTAATTCGAAtctagttgattcgaattacaaggGTTTCGGCTATATAAGGAGTTCGAACCAAGTTCATTCGAATCACTTAGTCATTCTCATACCCCACCAAATCCCAGAGAAAACGACCAACATTCGGGCCGAGTAAGACAAGGGAGGCATATTCAGGGGATGGGGGACGATCCGGGGAGGCTTTATCGTTTGGATGGAGTTGCTCATATCGCCGGGGTGATCAACGACGAGGTTAGTGGTTTATGATGTTGCGCTGTTGATAGTGTtttttgttagtggtttatggTAGTGATTGATGAAAGCAGTTTATGATAGTGGTATTTGATAATGGTTTTTTGTAATGGTTTGGTTTTTTGTAATGGTTTATGTAACATTTAGTGGTTTAGGATAGTGGTTTAGGATAGTGGTGTAGGCAagtggtttttgttaatggttttttatAGCGGTTTATGTTAGTGTTAGCGGTTTAAGGTAGTGGTTTAGGCCAGTGGTTTTTGTTAGtggttttttttattgtgttttgttagcggtttttgttaatggtttgtGGATAGTGGTTTTAGTGACGGTTAGTGGTTTAAGGTTGTAGTTTATGATAGAGGTGTATGCt belongs to Arachis duranensis cultivar V14167 chromosome 8, aradu.V14167.gnm2.J7QH, whole genome shotgun sequence and includes:
- the LOC107461515 gene encoding inactive protein kinase SELMODRAFT_444075 is translated as MSREQHKRGKEEKGSDGAEKVIVAVKASKEIPKTALVWSLTHVVQPGDCITLIVVVPSSQSFGRRLWGFPRFAGDCANTQKKSHSPTSSEQKSEITDSFSQMILQLHDIYDPNKINVKIKIVSGSPCGAVAAEARKAQANWVVLDKQLKQEEKQCMEELHCNIVVMKQSQAKVLRLNLIGSQKKDLEEAAPLHSKQDGKLGRQAKNKNDSLSSIKGAVVTPTSSPDVGTPSTATEAGTSSVSSSDPGTSPFFVSEMNNGESKKEETIKQNEEVDASSDSDSEKLSLSSATLRFQPWIKDLLLCKQSSQCREEGCHSKNQTSTARALMEKFSRLEREAEMEISSHMSELDLSGNVREAITLSRNAPPGPPPLCSICQHKAPVFGKPPRWFSYAELELATSGFSQANFLAEGGFGSVHRGALPDGQVIAVKQHKLASSQGDVEFCSEVEVLSCAQHRNVVMLIGFCIENKRRLLVYEYICNGSLDTHLYGKKQEPLEWSARQRIAVGAARGLRYLHEECRVGCIIHRDMRPNNILITHDFEPLVGDFGLARWQQHRDTGVETRVIGTFGYLAPEYAQSGQITEKADVYSFGVVLVELVTGRKAVDLSRPKGQQCLTEWARPLLAEYAIEELIDPRLGNNYAENEVNCMLHAASLCMRRDPYSRPRMSQVLRILEGDMIMDTNYITATNPTTT